Proteins from a genomic interval of Tautonia rosea:
- a CDS encoding DUF6900 domain-containing protein has translation MNRLDTLLADIARRHLDIPTLEYRRSDHLDFHDVAVWCLEDALRAAYDAGLRQAAQPAGRAEPGLPAPFDDYEIGPCLRFEEPDKPGHFHFEPCEPRDADVWTLYGHVTGEGVHAIGDFDAREHAEEVFARITGRRYNDVTDEGQSS, from the coding sequence ATGAATCGACTCGATACGCTCCTCGCCGACATCGCCCGTCGCCACCTCGACATCCCGACGCTCGAGTACCGACGGTCCGATCATCTCGACTTCCACGACGTGGCCGTCTGGTGCCTCGAGGACGCGCTCAGGGCGGCCTACGATGCCGGGCTCCGGCAGGCCGCGCAACCCGCAGGTCGTGCCGAGCCCGGCCTCCCGGCCCCGTTCGACGATTACGAGATCGGGCCCTGCCTCCGCTTCGAGGAGCCGGATAAGCCTGGCCACTTTCACTTCGAGCCGTGCGAGCCCCGCGATGCCGACGTCTGGACTCTCTACGGCCACGTGACCGGGGAGGGTGTCCACGCGATCGGCGACTTCGACGCTCGTGAGCATGCCGAGGAAGTCTTTGCCCGCATCACCGGCAGGCGCTACAACGACGTGACCGACGAAGGGCAATCGTCATGA
- the mobF gene encoding MobF family relaxase — translation MLRIIQNRSAAGAKSYYSTADYFVQGQELAGRWRGRGARLLGLDGEVGRADWESLCDNRHPRTGAALTMRTKDRRTVGYDINFHVPKSVSVIHGLTGEGRILDAFRTAVRRTMDDIEAEAQARVRKGRKDADRTTGNLVWGEFLHFTSRPVDGIPDPHLHAHCFAFNATWDREEGAWKAAQFRGIKRDAPYFQAVFHSHMARLLAEHGYAIRRAGKGWEVDGVPERVIAAFSRRRDVIERVAREEGISDDASKDRLGARTRERKARELPGSLLLSEWRSRITPEDRDGLDRLARAAVSHAGDREGRAAAEAMEHAVQHCFERRSVVPERTLFAEALRHSVGRASVAEILGQAKPEGLVVGTVEGRRMATTADILAEERRMVEFARAGRGTRKPLGDPARPSSRQWLNEDQRRAVQHVLGSRDRVIMIRGAAGVGKTTLMREAAEGIREGGREVHVFAPTAGASRGVLRGEGFDSADTVARLLVDRSVQPRTRGQVIWIDEAGLLGSRTMARVFDLAARNDARVVLSGDRRQHKSVERGSPLHLLEEEAGILPAEVRDIRRQRGAYREAIAAMGEGRAGEGFDRLDELGWIREIGDAERYRLLASDYVEAVRAGESSLVVSPTHLEKDRITGEIRRLLSAEGLLDGDSHVVPVLIPRKLTLAEKADPAEYQPGDVIQFHQNAPGFRRGQRLQIGPGPAPTGLAGRFEVFHRGSIMLAPGDMIRITRNGATADRRHALHNGDLHRVRGFDSDGALVLANGWKVARDYGHIDHGYVVTSHAAQGKTVDRVFVGQSASSLAATSREQFYVSCSRGRKAATVYTDDKATLRASLMRSEQQLMGRDLLANGMARRSLRSRRREREEQRKKLDIRLLIRAAKREREKEHER, via the coding sequence ATGTTGCGAATCATCCAGAACAGATCGGCCGCCGGGGCGAAGAGCTACTACAGCACGGCGGACTATTTCGTCCAGGGACAGGAGCTGGCCGGCCGCTGGCGTGGCCGCGGGGCCCGCCTGCTCGGGCTCGACGGCGAGGTGGGCCGAGCCGACTGGGAATCGCTCTGCGACAACCGCCATCCCCGGACGGGGGCCGCGCTGACGATGCGGACCAAGGACCGCCGCACGGTGGGATATGACATCAATTTCCACGTGCCGAAGAGCGTCTCGGTGATCCACGGCCTGACCGGCGAGGGTCGGATCCTGGACGCCTTCCGCACCGCGGTCAGGCGGACCATGGACGACATCGAGGCCGAGGCCCAGGCGAGGGTCCGCAAGGGGCGCAAGGACGCCGATCGCACGACCGGCAACCTCGTCTGGGGCGAGTTCCTCCACTTCACCTCGCGTCCCGTGGACGGGATACCGGACCCGCACCTGCACGCCCATTGCTTCGCGTTCAACGCCACCTGGGACCGCGAGGAGGGAGCCTGGAAGGCCGCCCAGTTCCGCGGGATCAAGCGTGACGCTCCGTACTTCCAGGCCGTCTTCCACTCGCACATGGCCCGCCTCCTCGCGGAGCACGGGTACGCGATCAGGAGGGCCGGGAAGGGGTGGGAAGTCGACGGCGTCCCGGAACGGGTGATCGCGGCCTTCTCGCGCAGGCGCGACGTGATCGAACGGGTCGCCCGGGAGGAAGGGATCAGCGACGACGCGTCCAAGGACCGGCTCGGGGCCAGGACCCGGGAACGCAAGGCGAGGGAGCTGCCCGGGTCCTTGCTCCTCTCCGAGTGGCGATCCCGCATCACGCCGGAGGATCGCGACGGGCTGGATCGGCTCGCGAGGGCGGCCGTCTCGCACGCCGGGGACCGCGAAGGCCGAGCCGCGGCCGAGGCGATGGAGCATGCCGTCCAGCATTGCTTCGAACGCCGATCGGTCGTCCCCGAGCGGACGCTGTTCGCCGAGGCGCTGCGACATTCCGTCGGGCGGGCCTCGGTGGCAGAAATCCTCGGACAGGCGAAGCCCGAGGGGCTTGTCGTGGGGACGGTCGAGGGCCGTCGCATGGCGACGACGGCCGATATCCTGGCCGAGGAGAGAAGGATGGTCGAATTCGCCAGGGCAGGACGGGGGACCCGGAAGCCGCTGGGAGACCCGGCCCGGCCATCGTCCAGGCAATGGCTGAACGAGGACCAGAGGCGGGCGGTGCAACACGTGCTCGGCTCCCGGGACCGCGTCATCATGATCCGGGGGGCAGCGGGCGTCGGGAAGACGACCCTGATGCGGGAGGCCGCGGAAGGCATCCGCGAAGGGGGCAGGGAGGTGCACGTCTTCGCCCCGACGGCCGGGGCCAGCCGCGGCGTGCTCCGGGGAGAGGGGTTCGACTCCGCGGACACGGTCGCCCGCCTCCTCGTCGATCGATCCGTCCAGCCGCGGACGCGAGGGCAGGTCATCTGGATCGACGAGGCCGGCCTGCTGGGCTCCAGGACCATGGCCCGCGTCTTCGACCTCGCCGCGCGGAACGACGCGCGGGTCGTGCTCTCCGGGGACAGGCGTCAACACAAGTCGGTCGAACGCGGCTCGCCGCTGCACCTCCTGGAGGAGGAGGCCGGGATCCTGCCGGCCGAGGTGCGCGACATCCGTCGCCAGCGCGGGGCCTATCGGGAGGCGATCGCCGCGATGGGCGAGGGCAGGGCCGGCGAGGGCTTCGATCGGCTCGACGAGCTGGGCTGGATCCGCGAGATCGGCGACGCCGAGAGGTACCGTCTGCTCGCCTCGGACTACGTGGAGGCCGTCAGGGCCGGGGAATCTTCCCTCGTGGTCTCCCCGACCCACCTGGAGAAGGACCGGATCACGGGCGAGATCCGCCGATTGTTGTCCGCCGAAGGGCTCCTCGACGGCGACTCGCACGTCGTCCCCGTACTCATCCCGAGGAAGCTCACGCTCGCCGAGAAGGCCGACCCCGCCGAGTACCAGCCCGGCGACGTGATCCAGTTCCACCAGAACGCGCCGGGATTCCGCAGGGGGCAGCGGCTCCAGATCGGTCCGGGTCCCGCCCCGACGGGGCTGGCAGGCCGCTTCGAGGTGTTCCACCGGGGGAGCATCATGCTCGCCCCGGGGGACATGATCCGCATCACGCGGAACGGGGCGACCGCCGATCGGCGGCACGCCCTGCACAACGGGGACCTGCACCGGGTGCGCGGATTCGACTCCGACGGTGCGCTCGTGCTCGCGAACGGTTGGAAGGTCGCCCGGGACTACGGCCACATCGACCACGGCTATGTCGTCACATCGCACGCGGCGCAGGGCAAGACGGTCGACCGGGTCTTCGTCGGCCAGTCGGCCTCCTCGCTGGCGGCGACATCGCGGGAGCAGTTCTACGTCAGCTGCTCGCGGGGCCGCAAGGCGGCGACGGTCTACACCGACGACAAGGCCACGCTGAGGGCCTCGCTCATGCGTTCCGAACAGCAGCTCATGGGACGCGACCTGCTCGCCAACGGGATGGCCCGACGGTCGCTGCGGTCCCGGCGCCGGGAGCGGGAGGAGCAGCGCAAGAAGCTCGATATCCGCCTCCTGATCCGTGCCGCCAAGCGAGAACGAGAGAAAGAGCATGAACGATAG
- a CDS encoding DUF932 domain-containing protein produces MAGETPQTLETIRRWKQIELSPGQRLGFAEAAWGLKPNPSIRPSHLLIPRRLDDDRPDLWHTLNRVQENLIKGDLRSRNASGRRIRTRPIRSVDGDIRINRGLWSLAEGLDR; encoded by the coding sequence ATCGCCGGGGAGACCCCCCAGACCCTCGAAACGATCCGTCGTTGGAAGCAGATCGAGCTGTCGCCGGGCCAGCGCCTGGGTTTCGCCGAGGCCGCCTGGGGGCTGAAGCCGAACCCGAGCATCCGGCCCTCGCACCTGCTCATCCCCCGCCGCCTGGACGATGACCGGCCCGACCTCTGGCACACCCTGAACCGCGTGCAGGAGAACCTCATCAAGGGCGACCTGCGCTCCAGGAACGCCTCAGGGCGACGGATCCGCACGCGGCCGATCCGATCCGTCGACGGGGACATCAGGATCAATCGGGGCCTCTGGAGCCTGGCCGAGGGGCTCGACCGCTGA
- a CDS encoding DUF932 domain-containing protein, whose translation MMTTITPNPTPGLSRDELRRLAPSVFADRPWRGMSPRYRMVPTIDVVDILGERGFFPVRASQSRSRSPDKGAFTRHLLRFRREADIGRRDPWEEVPELVLTNSHDGSSAYRFMAGVFRLVCGNGLTVQSADFGSVSVRHAGGFPSAIRSPRPPDGSPGRPPRPSKRSVVGSRSSCRRASAWVSPRPPGG comes from the coding sequence ATGATGACGACCATCACCCCGAACCCGACCCCAGGCCTCTCCCGAGACGAACTGCGCCGCCTCGCCCCGAGCGTCTTCGCCGACCGCCCGTGGCGCGGCATGTCTCCCCGCTACCGCATGGTCCCCACGATCGACGTGGTGGACATCCTCGGCGAGCGCGGGTTCTTCCCCGTGCGGGCCTCCCAGTCACGCAGCCGGAGCCCCGACAAGGGGGCGTTCACGCGGCACCTGCTCCGATTCCGGCGGGAAGCCGACATCGGCCGCCGCGATCCCTGGGAGGAGGTGCCGGAGCTGGTGCTCACCAACTCCCACGACGGCAGCTCCGCCTATCGGTTCATGGCCGGCGTCTTCCGGCTGGTCTGCGGCAACGGCCTCACCGTCCAGTCCGCCGACTTCGGCAGCGTCAGCGTCCGTCACGCGGGGGGCTTTCCTTCCGCGATCAGGTCGCCGAGGCCACCCGACGGATCGCCGGGGAGACCCCCCAGACCCTCGAAACGATCCGTCGTTGGAAGCAGATCGAGCTGTCGCCGGGCCAGCGCCTGGGTTTCGCCGAGGCCGCCTGGGGGCTGA
- a CDS encoding tyrosine-type recombinase/integrase produces MSGDLASGRDGRHMVIPHILASAGEDAITRFAEYFTAHIRNANTRRAYFRNALAFLRWCEGRGICSLKDIRPMTVAAYVESLGQSHAKPTVKQHLATIRMLFDWLVTGQVVPTNPAHAVRGPKHVVTRGKTPVLVVEETRAILDGIGTASVVALRDRALIAAMFFTFARVGAVVTMAVEDYYPQGKRMWLRLQEKGGKVHEMPAHHTLEEFLDAYVAEAGIASDRRGPLFRTATRRGDALTTNPMLPADVWRMIRRRAAKAGIGTPIGCHSFRATGITNYLENAGTLEKAQQMAAHASPRTTKLYDRTDDRVTLDEVEKIRL; encoded by the coding sequence ATGTCGGGTGACCTCGCCTCGGGTCGCGACGGCCGGCACATGGTCATCCCGCACATCCTCGCCTCCGCCGGCGAGGACGCGATCACCCGATTCGCCGAGTATTTCACGGCCCACATCCGCAACGCGAACACGCGGAGAGCCTACTTCCGCAACGCCCTCGCCTTCCTCCGCTGGTGCGAGGGACGCGGCATCTGCTCACTGAAGGACATCCGCCCCATGACGGTCGCGGCCTACGTCGAGTCTCTGGGCCAGTCGCACGCGAAGCCGACCGTCAAGCAACACCTTGCCACCATCCGCATGCTCTTCGACTGGCTGGTCACCGGCCAGGTCGTCCCCACCAACCCGGCGCACGCCGTCCGCGGCCCGAAGCACGTCGTCACCCGGGGGAAGACACCCGTCCTCGTGGTCGAGGAGACGCGGGCCATCCTCGATGGCATCGGGACGGCAAGCGTCGTCGCGCTGAGGGACCGCGCCCTCATCGCCGCGATGTTCTTCACCTTCGCCAGGGTCGGGGCCGTAGTCACCATGGCCGTAGAGGACTACTATCCCCAGGGCAAGCGCATGTGGCTCCGCCTCCAGGAGAAGGGCGGCAAGGTGCACGAGATGCCCGCTCATCACACGCTCGAGGAGTTCCTCGACGCCTATGTCGCCGAGGCCGGGATCGCGTCGGACCGCCGCGGGCCACTGTTCCGGACGGCGACCCGCAGGGGCGATGCCCTCACGACCAACCCGATGCTCCCGGCCGACGTCTGGCGGATGATCCGGAGGCGGGCGGCGAAGGCGGGGATCGGCACGCCGATCGGCTGCCACAGCTTCAGGGCCACCGGGATCACCAACTACCTGGAGAACGCCGGCACGCTGGAGAAGGCGCAGCAGATGGCCGCGCACGCCAGCCCGCGGACGACCAAGCTCTACGATCGCACCGATGATCGGGTCACCCTCGATGAGGTCGAGAAGATCCGACTCTGA
- a CDS encoding type II toxin-antitoxin system VapC family toxin, whose product MTLLLDTHVFLWWLDDPNLLAKPARKAVGDGKNPVYVSAAVAWEIAIKRSLGKLDAPEDLEGAMAANRFLPLPVTIPHALSVATLPDHHRDPFDRLLIAQARHEGFRLVSRDPVLKQYDVPLLEA is encoded by the coding sequence ATGACCCTCCTGCTCGACACCCACGTCTTCCTCTGGTGGCTCGACGATCCGAACCTGCTGGCCAAGCCGGCCCGCAAGGCCGTCGGCGACGGCAAGAATCCGGTCTATGTCAGCGCGGCCGTCGCCTGGGAGATCGCGATCAAGCGATCGCTGGGCAAGCTCGACGCCCCGGAGGACCTCGAGGGCGCGATGGCGGCCAACCGCTTCCTCCCCCTGCCGGTGACCATCCCTCACGCCCTGTCGGTCGCAACGCTCCCCGACCATCACCGCGACCCGTTCGACCGCCTCCTGATCGCCCAGGCACGCCACGAGGGATTTCGGCTGGTCAGCCGCGATCCCGTCCTGAAGCAGTATGACGTCCCCCTCCTCGAAGCCTGA
- a CDS encoding type II toxin-antitoxin system Phd/YefM family antitoxin, with protein sequence MEIANIHEAKSRLSKLIEHALSGEEVIIAKAGQPMVRLVPIRPDESPRKGGQWKGKVQIAEDFDALPDDIATAFGMDTE encoded by the coding sequence ATGGAAATCGCGAACATCCACGAAGCCAAGTCCCGCCTCTCGAAGCTCATCGAGCATGCCCTGAGCGGCGAGGAGGTCATCATCGCCAAGGCTGGGCAGCCGATGGTTCGCCTCGTCCCCATCCGGCCCGACGAGAGCCCCCGCAAGGGAGGCCAGTGGAAGGGCAAGGTCCAAATCGCCGAGGACTTCGACGCCTTGCCCGACGACATCGCCACCGCGTTCGGGATGGACACAGAATGA
- a CDS encoding type II toxin-antitoxin system RelE/ParE family toxin, with product MKIRWLRGAIQSLRAIHAHIAIDSPEATGRVVRKIQSAERRLLLFPSSGRQGHVAGTMELVIPDLPYVVVYRIEGETLDILRVVHTSMDWPEHLS from the coding sequence GTGAAGATCCGCTGGCTGCGGGGCGCCATCCAGTCTCTGCGAGCAATACACGCCCACATCGCGATCGACAGTCCGGAGGCCACCGGGCGGGTCGTCCGGAAGATACAATCCGCGGAAAGGCGACTGCTCCTCTTCCCAAGCTCCGGACGGCAGGGACATGTGGCCGGAACCATGGAATTGGTCATCCCGGATCTCCCATACGTCGTGGTCTATCGCATCGAAGGCGAAACGCTGGATATTCTGCGCGTCGTCCATACGTCGATGGACTGGCCGGAGCACTTGTCATAA
- a CDS encoding CopG family ribbon-helix-helix protein, with protein sequence MEKVNVTVRMDKDAVAQLDEFAKSDDRDRSYLIKQAVDSYIRMRKWQIEDIKKAVAEADAGDFASEGEVEMMFQELTR encoded by the coding sequence ATGGAGAAGGTCAACGTTACAGTGCGGATGGACAAGGACGCGGTCGCCCAGTTGGATGAATTCGCAAAGTCGGACGATCGCGACCGCTCCTACCTGATCAAGCAGGCCGTCGACAGCTACATCCGAATGAGGAAGTGGCAGATCGAGGATATCAAGAAGGCGGTCGCCGAGGCCGACGCTGGGGACTTTGCCTCCGAGGGTGAGGTTGAGATGATGTTTCAAGAGCTAACCCGGTGA
- a CDS encoding helix-turn-helix domain-containing protein, with protein sequence MLKSLRARKGWRVADLAREARRSRRTIENCEGGRFVYLHTIASLANALGVGVGDLIEDGQVAGDSEGPPRRLGGIEITVRLHIPYEDFDEADGLASFLEALVGRLTMVKGEVQVGDVREGSVEIDLRFTEEQDGRRLVRMYCGMRLGGLGIDGLVVPSYEGIGADISGALTGLVGGSRMEVNRQLLMVTRLREWVDGGRAGSHAVTLWGRDGKGTRFTVTRDAASDRWSMRVASLARSRRPV encoded by the coding sequence GTGCTGAAGTCGCTGCGGGCCCGGAAGGGATGGAGGGTCGCCGACCTGGCGAGGGAGGCGAGGCGATCGCGGAGGACGATCGAGAACTGCGAGGGTGGCAGGTTTGTCTACCTGCACACCATCGCGAGCCTTGCGAATGCGCTCGGCGTCGGCGTGGGCGACCTGATCGAGGATGGGCAGGTCGCCGGGGACTCCGAAGGACCGCCCCGGAGGCTCGGCGGGATCGAGATCACGGTCAGGCTCCACATCCCCTACGAGGACTTCGACGAGGCGGACGGGCTGGCCAGCTTCCTCGAGGCCCTCGTCGGGAGGCTGACTATGGTGAAGGGTGAGGTGCAAGTGGGCGACGTGCGCGAGGGGAGCGTCGAGATCGACCTCCGCTTCACCGAGGAGCAGGATGGGAGGAGGCTGGTCCGGATGTATTGCGGGATGCGGCTGGGCGGCCTGGGCATCGATGGACTGGTCGTGCCGAGCTACGAGGGGATCGGTGCGGATATCAGCGGGGCCCTGACGGGCCTCGTCGGCGGGAGCAGGATGGAGGTGAATCGCCAGCTGCTCATGGTCACTCGACTCCGGGAGTGGGTCGACGGCGGGCGGGCGGGCTCGCATGCCGTGACGCTCTGGGGTCGCGACGGGAAGGGGACGCGATTCACCGTGACGCGCGATGCCGCGAGTGACAGGTGGTCGATGCGGGTGGCCAGCCTGGCACGATCGAGAAGACCGGTTTGA
- a CDS encoding ParB/RepB/Spo0J family partition protein, translated as MTIEQIAEIPLAEIELVPLLRKSIDEERLEGLMQSIREVGLLYPPRLTRRGEKYLPADGYHRIVALMKLGRKSIPALVEEEPLGEGEMIRKGLVANAHRVENTPLEKAEAIDRLMGLTGWNASTVAEKLGFSNATVSRLLSLLELPEPIREQVHRGDISLSAASELARVEDPGAQASLAADVASGRLTRDALSGSLRSRRRKPTPGGVAAAGPSRITARLGGGRTVSVVGGGIDLEAFIEALEEVLAKARKARTQGIEAATFAKMLKDQAG; from the coding sequence ATGACGATCGAACAGATCGCGGAAATCCCCCTGGCGGAGATCGAGCTGGTCCCGCTGCTGCGCAAGTCCATCGACGAGGAGAGGCTGGAGGGCCTCATGCAGTCGATCCGCGAGGTCGGGCTGCTCTACCCGCCCCGGCTCACACGCCGGGGGGAGAAGTACCTGCCGGCCGACGGCTATCACCGCATTGTCGCACTGATGAAGCTCGGCAGGAAGTCCATCCCGGCCCTCGTCGAGGAGGAGCCCCTCGGCGAGGGGGAGATGATCCGCAAGGGCCTGGTCGCCAACGCGCACCGGGTGGAGAACACGCCCCTGGAGAAGGCCGAGGCGATCGACAGGCTGATGGGGCTGACCGGCTGGAACGCCTCGACGGTCGCCGAGAAGCTCGGCTTCTCCAACGCCACCGTCTCCCGGCTGCTCTCCCTGCTGGAGCTCCCCGAGCCGATCCGCGAGCAGGTCCACCGCGGCGACATCTCCCTGAGCGCCGCGAGCGAGCTTGCCCGCGTGGAGGACCCGGGCGCTCAGGCGAGCCTGGCCGCCGACGTCGCCTCGGGCCGCCTGACGCGCGACGCGCTGAGCGGCTCCCTCAGGTCGCGGCGGAGGAAACCCACGCCGGGCGGGGTCGCGGCGGCGGGCCCCTCGCGCATCACGGCGCGTCTTGGGGGCGGGCGCACGGTCTCCGTCGTCGGGGGTGGGATCGACCTCGAGGCGTTCATCGAGGCCCTGGAGGAGGTCCTGGCCAAGGCCCGCAAGGCGAGGACCCAGGGCATCGAGGCCGCCACCTTCGCCAAGATGCTCAAGGACCAGGCGGGGTGA
- a CDS encoding type IV secretory system conjugative DNA transfer family protein: MWRRRSPTPVARRPWDLSETLLDLSESDPWTIGDACEGTLVLGATGSGKSSGSGRALALAFLRAGFGGLVLTAKPDERAVWESYCREAGREGDLLAFGPGRPLRFNFIDHELRRRGVGAGLTENIVNLLSTVLEVAERGGGGGGGREDEGYWRRAMRQLMRNLVDLLVLSGGGLSIPDLYRLVVSAPTSPGQAVSPEWKRESFCYSCLKRADERDKTPGQRSDYEIVADYLMLEYPALSEKTRSVIVSTFTSMIDVLNRGILRELFCGETNVGPEVVESGKVLVIDLPVKEFAEVGAFAQVLWKYVFQRSIERRDAASSPRPAFFWADEAQNFVTSYDMQFQTTARSSRVATVLLSQNLPNFYAALGGGERGKAEADSLLANLNTKIFHANGDPATNEWASSLVGRTRQFFLNGGNSYQAGDPFGFPRLRPPPTVSAGMSESYEFDLQPSVFTSLRRGGYAHGGEVDGIVFQGGRRFRWNGRSWLRRTFRQGP; this comes from the coding sequence ATGTGGCGAAGACGATCGCCGACGCCGGTGGCTCGGCGGCCCTGGGACCTCTCCGAGACGCTCCTGGACCTCTCCGAATCAGACCCGTGGACGATCGGGGACGCCTGCGAGGGGACGCTCGTGCTGGGCGCGACCGGCAGCGGCAAGTCCTCGGGGAGTGGCCGGGCGCTGGCGCTGGCCTTCCTCCGGGCCGGGTTCGGGGGCCTGGTGCTCACGGCCAAGCCCGACGAGCGGGCCGTCTGGGAGTCTTACTGCCGCGAGGCCGGGCGGGAGGGCGACCTGCTCGCCTTCGGGCCGGGCAGGCCCCTGAGGTTCAACTTCATCGACCACGAGCTCCGGAGGCGCGGCGTCGGGGCGGGCCTCACCGAGAACATCGTCAATCTGCTCTCGACGGTGCTGGAGGTCGCCGAGCGCGGCGGCGGCGGCGGAGGCGGGCGCGAAGACGAGGGGTACTGGAGGCGGGCGATGCGGCAGCTGATGCGGAACCTGGTCGACCTGCTGGTCCTCTCCGGCGGCGGGCTCTCGATCCCGGACCTGTACAGGCTGGTCGTGTCCGCCCCGACGTCCCCCGGGCAGGCCGTCTCGCCCGAGTGGAAGCGGGAGTCGTTCTGCTACTCCTGCCTCAAGCGGGCCGACGAGCGGGACAAGACGCCGGGGCAGCGCAGCGACTACGAGATCGTGGCGGACTACCTGATGCTCGAGTACCCGGCCCTCTCGGAGAAGACACGCTCGGTCATCGTCTCGACCTTCACCAGCATGATCGACGTCCTCAACCGGGGCATCCTCCGGGAGCTCTTCTGCGGCGAGACGAACGTGGGCCCCGAGGTCGTCGAGTCGGGCAAGGTGCTGGTGATCGACCTGCCCGTCAAGGAGTTCGCCGAGGTGGGCGCCTTCGCGCAGGTGCTCTGGAAGTATGTCTTCCAGCGCTCGATCGAGCGGCGCGACGCGGCCTCGAGCCCGCGGCCGGCCTTCTTCTGGGCCGACGAGGCCCAGAACTTCGTGACCTCCTATGACATGCAGTTCCAGACGACGGCCCGCAGCTCCCGCGTGGCGACGGTGCTGCTGAGCCAGAACCTGCCGAACTTCTACGCGGCGCTCGGCGGCGGCGAGCGGGGCAAGGCGGAGGCCGACTCCCTGCTGGCCAACCTCAACACCAAGATCTTCCACGCCAACGGCGACCCGGCCACCAACGAGTGGGCGTCGTCGCTGGTCGGCCGGACCCGTCAGTTCTTCCTCAACGGCGGCAACAGCTACCAGGCGGGCGACCCTTTCGGCTTCCCCCGGTTGCGCCCGCCGCCCACGGTCAGCGCCGGCATGTCCGAGTCATACGAGTTC